The following coding sequences lie in one Glycine soja cultivar W05 chromosome 16, ASM419377v2, whole genome shotgun sequence genomic window:
- the LOC114389993 gene encoding receptor-like protein EIX2 yields the protein MSCYFLKLFYALLLLLLHAAGSILGFNSLPNSTEIKCIETERQALLNFTHGLIDDFDILSTWRDDHSNRDCCKWKGIQCNNQTGHVEMLHLRGNGTQFLSGAINISSLIALENIEHLDLSSNDFEVSHIPELMGSFTNLRYLNLSDCYFIGIIPSDIGKLTHLLSLDLGKNFYLHGQIPYQLGNLTHLQYLDLSDNYLDGELPYQLGNLSQLRYLDLAGGNSFSGAFPFQVGNLPLLHTLGLGGNFDVKSKDAEWLTNLSSLTKLRLSSLHNLSSSHHWLQMISKLIPNLRELRLVGCSLSDTNIQSLFYSPSNFSTALTILDLSSNKLTSSTYQLLSNFSLNLQELYLGHNNIVLSSPLCPNFPALVILDLSYNNMTSSVFQGGFNFSSKLQNLDLQNCSLTDGSFLMSSSFIMRSSSSLVSLDLSSNLLKSSTIFYWLFNSTTNLHNLDLGYNMLEGPIPDGFGKVMNSLEVLDLYGNKLQGEIPSFFGNMCALQWLRLSHNKLNGEFSSFFRNSSWCNRDIFTRLDLSYNRLTGMLPKSIGLLSELEDLHLAGNSLEGDVTESHLSNFSKLKYFRLSENSLSLKFVPSWVPPFQLLHLGLSSCELGPTFPSWLKTQSSLYDSVPDSDNGINDSVPDWFWNNLQNMILLNMSHNYIISAIPNISLNLPNRPSILLNSNQFEGKIPSFLLQASELMLSENNFSDLFSFLCDQSTASNLGTLDVSHNQIKGQLPDCWKSVKQLLFLDLSSNKLSGKIPMSMGALVNMEALVLRNNGLMGELPSSLKNCSSLFMLDLSENMLSGPIPSWIGESMHQLIILNMRGNHLSGNLPIHLCYLNRIQLLDLSRNNLSRGIPSCLKNFTAMSEQSINSSDTMSRIYWVNETYHDIYGLYSFGGYTLDIIWMWKGVERGFKNPELQLKSIDLSCNNLTGEIPKEVGYLLGLVSLNLSRNNLSGEIPSRIGNLRSLDSLDLSRNHISGRIPSSLSEIDDLGKLDLSHNSLSGRIPSGRHFETFEASSFEGNIDLCGEQLNKTCPGDGDQTTEEHQEPPVKGDDSVFYEGLYISLGIGYFTGFWGLLGPLLLWPPWRIAYIRFLNRLTDYVYVCLL from the coding sequence ATGAGTTGTTATTTTCTGAAACTATTTTATGCACTTTTGCTGCTTTTATTGCATGCTGCAGGATCCATTCTTGGATTCAACAGCCTTCCCAATAGCACAGAAATTAAGTGCATTGAGACTGAGAGACAAGCACTCCTCAACTTCACACATGGCCTCATAGATGACTTTGACATTCTCTCTACATGGAGGGACGATCACAGTAACAGAGACTGTTGCAAATGGAAAGGCATTCAATGCAACAATCAAACTGGTCATGTTGAGATGCTTCATCTCCGTGGTAATGGTACACAATTTTTGAGTGGTGCAATCAATATCTCTTCATTGATTGCCCTTGAAAATATTGAACACTTGGATCTCAGCTCTAATGATTTTGAAGTGAGTCATATCCCAGAACTCATGGGCTCGTTCACCAACTTAAGATATCTCAATCTCTCtgattgttattttattggGATTATTCCTTCTGATATTGGAAAGCTTACACATTTACTGTCTCTTGATCTAGGTAAGAATTTTTATCTCCATGGACAAATCCCTTATCAACTTGGAAACCTTACACATTTACAATATCTTGATCTAAGTGATAATTATCTGGATGGGGAACTCCCTTATCAACTTGGAAATCTCTCACAGTTGAGGTATCTTGATCTTGCGGGGGGGAATTCATTTTCGGGAGCATTTCCTTTCCAAGTTGGGAATCTTCCTTTGTTGCACACTCTTGGACTTGGTGGCAATTTTGATGTGAAATCTAAGGATGCAGAGTGGTTGACTAATCTTTCTTCCTTGACAAAACTTAGGCTAAGTTCACTACACAACCTTTCCTCTTCTCATCACTGGCTACAAATGATCAGCAAGCTTATTCCAAACTTAAGAGAGTTGAGGCTAGTTGGTTGTTCTCTTTCAGATACAAATATTCAATCTCTGTTTTATTCACCTTCCAACTTTTCCACTGCTCTTACCATCCTTGATCTTTCTTCAAATAAGCTCACATCCTCAACATATCAACTGTTGTCAAACTTTAGCCTTAATCTTCAGGAGCTTTATCTTGGTCATAATAACATTGTTTTGTCATCTCCTCTCTGCCCAAACTTTCCGGCTCTTGTTATCCTTGACCTTTCCTATAATAATATGACATCATCAGTCTTTCAAGGTGGTTTCAACTTCAGTTCAAAACTTCAAAATCTGGATTTGCAAAATTGTAGTCTTACTGATGGAAGTTTTCTTATGTCATCTTCTTTCATTATGcgttcttcatcttctcttgtgtcCCTTGATCTCTCCTCAAATCTgttgaaatcatcaactatatttTACTGGCTCTTTAACTCTACCACCAATCTTCATAACCTTGACCTTGGTTATAACATGTTAGAAGGTCCCATTCCAGATGGATTTGGGAAAGTAATGAACTCTCTTGAAGTTCTTGACCTCTACGGTAACAAACTGCAAGGCGAGATTCCATCTTTCTTTGGTAACATGTGCGCATTGCAGTGGTTACGGCTCTCACATAACAAGTTGAACGGGGAATTCTCTAGCTTCTTCCGAAATTCTTCATGGTGCAACAGAGACATATTTACGAGGTTGGATTTATCTTATAACCGGTTGACTGGCATGTTACCTAAAAGCATTGGATTGCTGTCAGAGTTGGAGGATCTTCACTTGGCTGGGAATTCTTTGGAGGGTGACGTCACTGAATCCCATCTTTCtaatttttccaaattaaaatactttcGCCTATCAGAGAACTCGTTGTCTCTGAAATTTGTCCCGAGTTGGGTTCCTCCATTCCAATTATTACACTTGGGACTCAGTTCTTGCGAGTTGGGCCCCACTTTTCCTAGTTGGCTCAAGACTCAAAGTTCGTTGTATGACTCTGTACCAGACTCTGATAACGGGATTAATGACTCTGTACCAGACTGGTTTTGGAATAACTTGcaaaatatgatattattaaatatgtcTCACAATTATATCATTAGTGCAATTCCTAATATATCATTGAACCTTCCTAACAGACCGTCTATACTTCTGAATTCCAATCAGTTTGAGGGTAAAATTCCGTCATTTTTACTACAAGCTTCCGAGCTGATGCtctctgaaaataatttttcagatTTGTTTTCATTCTTATGTGACCAAAGCACAGCTTCAAATTTGGGCACTTTAGATGTGTCACACAATCAAATAAAGGGGCAACTGCCAGATTGTTGGAAATCAGTAAAGCAATTACTGTTCCTTGATTTAAGCAGCAATAAATTGTCAGGGAAGATTCCTATGTCCATGGGCGCCCTTGTTAATATGGAAGCCTTGGTTTTACGAAACAATGGTTTAATGGGTGAGTTGCCTTCTTCTTTGAAGAATTGCAGCAGTTTATTTATGCTGGACCTGAGTGAAAATATGTTGTCGGGTCCAATACCATCATGGATTGGAGAAAGTATGCATCAATTGATAATCTTGAACATGCGAGGAAATCACCTCTCCGGAAATCTACCCATTCATCTCTGTTATTTGAACCGTATTCAATTGTTGGATCTTTCAAGGAATAATTTGTCAAGAGGAATTCCATCATGCTTAAAGAATTTCACTGCAATGTCTGAACAGAGCATCAACTCAAGTGACACTATGTCTCGTATATATTGGGTTAATGAGACTTACCATGATATTTATGGTCTTTACTCATTCGGAGGTTATACGCTTGACATAATATGGATGTGGAAAGGTGTGGAACGGGGGTTCAAGAATCCAGAGTTACAGCTTAAGAGCATTGATCTTTCCTGTAACAATTTAACGGGTGAAATACCAAAGGAGGTCGGATATTTGCTTGGGTTAGTTTCTTTGAATCTATCAAGAAACAATTTGAGTGGAGAAATTCCTTCTCGGATTGGGAATTTAAGGTCACTAGACTCACTTGACTTGTCAAGAAATCACATCTCTGGGAGAattccttcttctctttctgAAATTGATGATTTGGGAAAATTAGACTTGTCACACAACTCTCTTTCTGGAAGAATCCCATCAGGAAGACATTTTGAAACCTTTGAAGCCTCTAGTTTTGAAGGAAACATTGATCTTTGTGGTGAACAACTTAACAAAACTTGTCCTGGGGATGGAGATCAGACAACAGAAGAGCATCAAGAACCACCAGTCAAAGGTGATGATTCAGTTTTCTATGAGGGATTATACATCAGCTTGGGGATTGGATACTTCACTGGATTTTGGGGCTTATTAGGGCCATTACTACTGTGGCCTCCTTGGAGAATTGCTTACATCAGGTTTCTAAACAGATTAACAGACTATGTATATGTATGCTTATTGTGA
- the LOC114389994 gene encoding receptor-like protein EIX1 yields MLTILQHLDLSGNSLLGEIPSEVGKLTALRYLDLSYNVAIHGEIPYHFKNLSQLQYLCLRGLNLSGPIPLRVGNLPILHTLRLEGNFDLKINDAKWLSSLSFLTTLDLTSLHNLGSSRYWQQMIGELITNLRELSLVDCNLTDESVVLSASIQNSSSPLVTLNLNDNSLEGPIPNLSNFTSLRTLHLSNNGLLHELESLHLQDNYLEGDINEWHLNNLSKLEELDLTDNSLSLKFGTTWVPPFQLYNLGLASCKLGPSFPSWLQTQSHLGFLDISDSGIDDFVPDWFWNKLQSISLMNMSYNSLKGTIPNFPIKLTDDYKLIIQK; encoded by the coding sequence ACAATCTTGCAACATCTAGATCTGAGTGGAAATTCTCTTCTTGGAGAAATCCCTTCTGAAGTAGGGAAGCTTACAGCCTTACGATATCTAGATCTAAGTTATAATGTGGCTATTCATGGAGAGATCCCTTATCACTTTAAGAATCTCTCACAACTGCAATATCTTTGTCTTAGAGGACTTAATCTTTCCGGACCAATACCTTTGCGGGTTGGGAATCTTCCTATCTTGCATACTCTTAGACTTGAAGGCAATTTTGATCTTAAAATTAACGATGCAAAGTGGctatcttctctctcttttttaacaACTCTTGACCTGACATCATTGCATAATCTTGGCTCCTCTCGTTACTGGCAACAAATGATCGGTGAGCTTATAACAAACTTGAGAGAGTTGAGTCTAGTTGATTGTAATCTCACTGATGAAAGTGTTGTGCTATCTGCTTCCATTCAAAATTCTTCATCTCCTCTTGTGACCCTTAACCTTAATGATAACTCGTTAGAAGGTCCAATACCTAATCTTTCAAATTTTACATCTTTGAGGACATTACATCTTTCCAATAATGGGTTGCTACATGAGTTGGAGTCTCTTCACCTACAGGATAATTACTTGGAGGGTGATATCAATGAATGGCATCTCAACAATTTGTCCAAATTGGAGGAGTTAGACTTAACAGACAACTCGTTGTCTCTAAAGTTTGGTACTACATGGGTTCCACCTTTCCAATTATATAATTTGGGACTAGCTTCTTGCAAGTTGGGTCCTAGTTTCCCAAgttggctccaaactcaaagtcACTTGGGCTTTCTAGATATCTCTGATTCTGGGATTGATGACTTTGTGCCAGACTGGTTTTGGAACAAGTTACAGTCTATAAGTTTGATGAATATGTCTTACAACAGTCTCAAAGGTACAATTCCGAATTTCCCGATCAAGCTTACTGATGACTATAAACTTATAATTCAAAAGTAA